In Phocoena sinus isolate mPhoSin1 chromosome 10, mPhoSin1.pri, whole genome shotgun sequence, a single genomic region encodes these proteins:
- the BBS10 gene encoding Bardet-Biedl syndrome 10 protein isoform X1, translating into MAAAGSVRAALQVAEVLETVVSCCLGPEGRQVLCTKPTGEVLLSRDGGRLLKALHLEHPIARMMVACVSSHLRKTGDGAKTFIIFLCHLLRELHAITDKEKDSFFSENIQTHGRHWKKCCQWKFISQALLTFQTQILDYVMDHYLGRHFLSIFSSSTKERPLCRSSLEMLLGAYFCGRVGRNNHNFVSQLMCEYFFKCTACESGFEEVLELVDDCFVELKVGVTGLPVSDSRIIAGLVLPRDFSVYCPADGDIRIVIVIETIQPLFSTFGSEFILNSEAQFQTSQFWITERTKAIMKYLQKQNVKLLLSTVKQPDLVIYCAGLNGISVVECLSSEELSLIQRVTGLAPFVVPQASSQYELSNTAMVKFCKPFILRSKRYVHLGLISTCSFTPHCIVLCGPVQGLVEQHEVALHGAFKMLRQLFKDLDLNYVTQAGDQNCTSSPLIYKNSRESNDLPEIVNGSIQRPYQDTVVKNKDELAKTQTYLEAYSNLVVPSVELETNILCSTPTVTLTDTYQTDATLRCFSPDKAGIMDDHEPFIESNSANSTTEYTRREISYENLQVTKNARKGSMLPVRHKSLEMCTSQSYCFSSVPAGCVLPVGGNFEILLHYYLLSYAKKCQRSEEIMVSMIIANALLGVPKILYKSKKGNYSFPQIYIRALHSLQTNQPMISNQTGLESVAGKYQLLTSVLQCLRNILTIDSVINIKRQPQEIYDQDSEEEL; encoded by the exons ATGGCCGCTGCGGGATCTGTGAGGGCCGCGTTGCAGGTGGCGGAAGTGCTAGAAACCGTCGTGAGCTGCTGCTTGGGGCCCGAAGGGCGGCAAGTTCTGTGTACCAAGCCCACTGGCGAGGTGCTGCTCAGCCGGGATGGCGGCCGCCTCCTGAAGGCGCTACACTTAGAGCATCCCATAGCCAG GATGATGGTGGCATGTGTTTCCAGTCATCTAAGAAAAACAGGAGATGGTgctaaaacatttattatctttctttgccATTTACTCAGAGAACTTCATGCaatcacagacaaggaaaaggattctttcttttctgaaaatattcaaaCCCATGGAAGGCACTGGAAAAAGTGTTGTCAGTGGAAGTTTATTTCCCAAGCTCTTCTAACATTTCAGACACAAATATTAGACTACGTTATGGACCATTACTTAGGTAGACACTTTTTGTCCATCTTTTCTTCATCCACCAAAGAGAGACCATTGTGTAGGAGCTCTTTAGAGATGCTCTTAGGAGCATACTTTTGTGGAAGAGTGGGAAGAAATAATCACAACTTTGTATCACAGTTGATGTGTGAATACTTTTTCAAGTGTACAGCTTGTGAAAGTGGGTTTGAAGAAGTACTTGAGTTAGTGGATGACTGTTTTGTTGAGTTGAAAGTTGGTGTCACTGGCCTTCCTGTTTCCGATTCCAGGATCATAGCTGGGCTTGTGCTTCCCAGAGACTTTTCTGTGTACTGTCCAGCAGACGGTGACATAAGAATAGTGATAGTCATAGAAACCATTCAGCCTCTTTTTTCAACGTTTGGATCAGAGTTTATTCTAAATTCAGAAGCACAGTTTCAGACATCTCAATTTTGGATTACAGAAAGGACAAAagcaataatgaaatatttacagaagcaGAATGTAAAATTGCTCCTATCTACTGTGAAACAACCAGACTTAGTAATTTATTGTGCAGGACTGAATGGCATATCTGTGGTGGAGTGTTTATCATCTGAAGAACTTTCTCTTATCCAGAGAGTCACTGGTCTCGCTCCCTTTGTAGTACCACAGGCTTCTTCTCAGTATGAACTCTCTAACACTGCTATGGTGAAATTTTGTAAGCCCTTTATTCTTAGATCCAAAAGGTATGTTCATCTTGGCTTGATTAGCACATGTTCGTTTACACCACACTGTATAGTTCTTTGTGGTCCAGTGCAGGGTCTTGTTGAACAACACGAGGTTGCTTTACATGGGGCATTTAAAATGCTTCGGCAATTATTTAAAGATCTTGATCTAAATTATGTGACACAAGCCGGTGACCAAAATTGTACTTCAAGTCCTCTTATTTATAAGAATAGTAGAGAAAGTAATGACTTACCAGAAATTGTTAATGGCTCAATACAAAGGCCGTATCAGGACACAGTTGTAAAGAACAAAGATGAACTGGCAAAAACTCAAACATATTTAGAAGCATATTCAAATTTGGTAGTTCCAAGTGTAGAATTAGAAACAAATATATTGTGTTCAACACCAACAGTGACACTAACAGATACATACCAGACAGATGCAACACTGAGATGTTTCTCTCCAGACAAAGCCGGGATAATGGATGACCATGAACCATTTATTGAGAGTAATTCTGCTAACTCAACAACAGAATATACTAGAAGAGAAATTTCTTATGAAAATTTACAAGTCACAAAAAATGCTAGAAAGGGGAGCATGTTACCAGTGAGACATAAGTCACTAGAGATGTGTACTTCCCAGAGTTACTGTTTCTCATCTGTACCAGCTGGTTGTGTTTTGCCAGTGGGTGGTAATTTTGAGATCTTGTTGCATTACTATCTTCTCAGCTATGCCAAAAAGTGCCAGCGATCAGAAGAAATCATGGTTAGTATGATAATTGCTAATGCACTTTTAGGCGTTCCCAAAATCTTGTATAAGTCTAAGAAAGGAAATTACAGCTTTCCACAAATATATATAAGAGCTCTCCATTCACTGCAAACCAATCAACCCATGATAAGCAACCAGACAGGTTTGGAATCAGTTGCTGGTAAATACCAGTTACTAACTTCAGTTCTTCAGTGTTTGAGAAACATTTTAACCATTGACTCGGTAATCAATATTAAGAGACAACCTCAGGAAATTTATGATCAAGATTCGGAAGAGGAACTATAA
- the BBS10 gene encoding Bardet-Biedl syndrome 10 protein isoform X2 — MAAAGSVRAALQVAEVLETVVSCCLGPEGRQVLCTKPTGEVLLSRDGGRLLKALHLEHPIARMMVACVSSHLRKTGDGAKTFIIFLCHLLRELHAITDKEKDSFFSENIQTHGRHWKKCCQWKFISQALLTFQTQILDYVMDHYLGRHFLSIFSSSTKERPLCRSSLEMLLGAYFCGRVGRNNHNFVSQLMCEYFFKCTACESGFEEVLELVDDCFVELKVGVTGLPVSDSRIIAGLVLPRDFSVYCPADGDIRIVIVIETIQPLFSTFGSEFILNSEAQFQTSQFWITERTKAIMKYLQKQNVKLLLSTVKQPDLVIYCAGLNGISVVECLSSEELSLIQRVTGLAPFVVPQASSQYELSNTAMVKFCKPFILRSKRIHSSHEQRSRPTKRNGKANGSTSQTAKLSLERRKMEGTEGERELSHSRVMG, encoded by the exons ATGGCCGCTGCGGGATCTGTGAGGGCCGCGTTGCAGGTGGCGGAAGTGCTAGAAACCGTCGTGAGCTGCTGCTTGGGGCCCGAAGGGCGGCAAGTTCTGTGTACCAAGCCCACTGGCGAGGTGCTGCTCAGCCGGGATGGCGGCCGCCTCCTGAAGGCGCTACACTTAGAGCATCCCATAGCCAG GATGATGGTGGCATGTGTTTCCAGTCATCTAAGAAAAACAGGAGATGGTgctaaaacatttattatctttctttgccATTTACTCAGAGAACTTCATGCaatcacagacaaggaaaaggattctttcttttctgaaaatattcaaaCCCATGGAAGGCACTGGAAAAAGTGTTGTCAGTGGAAGTTTATTTCCCAAGCTCTTCTAACATTTCAGACACAAATATTAGACTACGTTATGGACCATTACTTAGGTAGACACTTTTTGTCCATCTTTTCTTCATCCACCAAAGAGAGACCATTGTGTAGGAGCTCTTTAGAGATGCTCTTAGGAGCATACTTTTGTGGAAGAGTGGGAAGAAATAATCACAACTTTGTATCACAGTTGATGTGTGAATACTTTTTCAAGTGTACAGCTTGTGAAAGTGGGTTTGAAGAAGTACTTGAGTTAGTGGATGACTGTTTTGTTGAGTTGAAAGTTGGTGTCACTGGCCTTCCTGTTTCCGATTCCAGGATCATAGCTGGGCTTGTGCTTCCCAGAGACTTTTCTGTGTACTGTCCAGCAGACGGTGACATAAGAATAGTGATAGTCATAGAAACCATTCAGCCTCTTTTTTCAACGTTTGGATCAGAGTTTATTCTAAATTCAGAAGCACAGTTTCAGACATCTCAATTTTGGATTACAGAAAGGACAAAagcaataatgaaatatttacagaagcaGAATGTAAAATTGCTCCTATCTACTGTGAAACAACCAGACTTAGTAATTTATTGTGCAGGACTGAATGGCATATCTGTGGTGGAGTGTTTATCATCTGAAGAACTTTCTCTTATCCAGAGAGTCACTGGTCTCGCTCCCTTTGTAGTACCACAGGCTTCTTCTCAGTATGAACTCTCTAACACTGCTATGGTGAAATTTTGTAAGCCCTTTATTCTTAGATCCAAAAG GATCCACTCATCCCATGAACAAAGAAGCAGGCCcacaaagagaaatggaaaggccAATGGCTCCACATCACAAACAGCTAAACTGTCCTTGGAAAGAAG GAAAATGGAAGGAACAGAAGGCGAAAGGGAATTGAGTCATTCCAGGGTGATGGGATGA
- the BBS10 gene encoding Bardet-Biedl syndrome 10 protein isoform X3, which yields MAAAGSVRAALQVAEVLETVVSCCLGPEGRQVLCTKPTGEVLLSRDGGRLLKALHLEHPIARIHSSHEQRSRPTKRNGKANGSTSQTAKLSLERRKMEGTEGERELSHSRVMG from the exons ATGGCCGCTGCGGGATCTGTGAGGGCCGCGTTGCAGGTGGCGGAAGTGCTAGAAACCGTCGTGAGCTGCTGCTTGGGGCCCGAAGGGCGGCAAGTTCTGTGTACCAAGCCCACTGGCGAGGTGCTGCTCAGCCGGGATGGCGGCCGCCTCCTGAAGGCGCTACACTTAGAGCATCCCATAGCCAG GATCCACTCATCCCATGAACAAAGAAGCAGGCCcacaaagagaaatggaaaggccAATGGCTCCACATCACAAACAGCTAAACTGTCCTTGGAAAGAAG GAAAATGGAAGGAACAGAAGGCGAAAGGGAATTGAGTCATTCCAGGGTGATGGGATGA